The genomic interval CGCAGCTGGCCGAAGGCGATCAGATTCTCGCCATTCCGACACTGGTGCGGAAAGTACCTGAGCCGATCAGAAAAATAATCGGCGACTTATCAAATCAGGAACGGGTACTGGTAGGATTAGATATAAAGCCGCTCGAACCTAAAATATGAAATAATGGATCAACACGAACCAGAAGGATTTGAAGAGTCATTAGGTAATTCAGCACAAGATATATATATTCTCCGTTTATACATCACCGGCATGACGCCCAATTCCAAACGGGCTGTAGAAAATGTAAAACAGATTTGTGAACAGTATCTGCCAGGAAGGTATGAACTGGAAGTGATTGATATTTACCAGCAGCCGACACTTGCCCAGCAAGAACAGATTATTGCGGCTCCCACACTTATTAAAAAACTTCCGGGTCCGTTACGTAGATTAATTGGAGATATGTCTAACACAGAAAAAGTGCTGATTGGCCTTGATTTAAAATCTAAATAGATCTTTGCATCCTGAAAGATGAGATATGTCAGAAAAAGAGTTTGGTCCTAGAGATAATGATAAGCGGCTGCTACAGGAGAATATGGAACTCCGGAGAAAGTTGCAGGAATCTGAGGAAATTCTTGAAGCCATCCGGATGGGTACCGTTGATGCACTCACGATCCAGGGTCCGGATGGCCCCCAGATTTATACTATTAAAGGAGCCGATCATACCTACCGGATTCTCATAGAAGAAATGAATGAGGGCGCACTTACCCTCAACCAGGCTGGTGTGATCCTGTACAGCAATTCGCATTTTGCTACCCTCATCAATTTACCTTTAGAAAAGGTAATTGGCGGTTCGTTCTATACTTTTCTACAGCCGGAAGACCATACCCGGTTTCAATACCTGTTTTCACAAGGGTGGAATAAAAACAGCAAAGGAGATTTTTTTTTCCGGACGGATCATGGGGATTTACTGCCGTTTTTACTTTCTATAAATGCACTTCCCGGCAGCGATCCACCCGCTCTGGGAATGATTGTTACAGACTTATCGGCCGAAAAAGAGATTCTGGCTGTAAAAACACAGGTAGAACTCCAAACCCAGATTATTTCCAGAAAAGAGGAGGAATTGCTGAATGAAAAGCAGACCAAAGAAGAAGCACAGCGTTTCCGGATTGTATTAGAAGGTATTCCTCAGATCGCCTGGACCTCCACACCGGATGGGCTGATTAATTATGCCAATCTGTTCTGGCACCAGTATACCGGACTTTCTGAACAGGAAACCAAAGGCAATGCCTGGTTGCAGGCCTTGTATCCCCCGGATGTAGAAGGAACGCTGGCATATTTTAATGCGTGTTTACAAAC from Rhodocytophaga rosea carries:
- a CDS encoding circadian clock KaiB family protein gives rise to the protein MDQHEPEGFEESLGNSAQDIYILRLYITGMTPNSKRAVENVKQICEQYLPGRYELEVIDIYQQPTLAQQEQIIAAPTLIKKLPGPLRRLIGDMSNTEKVLIGLDLKSK